A section of the Trichomycterus rosablanca isolate fTriRos1 chromosome 6, fTriRos1.hap1, whole genome shotgun sequence genome encodes:
- the kdm4aa gene encoding uncharacterized protein kdm4aa yields the protein MASDSVAQAPGSRIITFYPTKEEFKDFSRYIAYMEAQGAHLAGIAKVIPPKDWKPRRTYDDIDDLIIPAPIQQVVTGQSGLFTQYNIQKKPMTLREFRKVSNTERFCSPKYADFEELERRYWKNLTFNPPLYGADVNGTLYDADVSEWNMGQLNTILDTVEKESGIKIKGVNTPYLYFGMWKSTFAWHTEDMDLYSINYLHFGEPKSWYVVPPEHGKRLERLAKGFFPGSAQSCEAFLRHKMTLISPTILRKYGIPLEKVAQEAGQFIVTFPYAYHSGFNHGFNCAEATNFATQRWIDYGKQASLCSCRKDMVKISMDVFVRKFQPDRYKLWMAGKDNAPIDHSKPTPEAAEFLQDSQRQRETGELSNSKSTETKREETDRVETEKTDGEADLERKSTGTEDAGIQSGEVNMEGGKTTANSSDAKIEEVDHSDEPKGTETKEADAEKEKSGKGTDLKIEETTIETKNSNKIETAAELRDVETQDLARETDEKQIKAERTDAVDMETEDKEQEGGTEELETQQSVTPEKQNVDISIVKTTSGAVETKKEETCGQNESNKQEIDILDVDIKAGDFHMVSRETESKNKEMQEVSKTENLKTTNLEKVQRETEIREVQTETGETAGEEAKGGTRSKEINMKSKPGEKVNETEKGEIDSHPGETVEGQLESETVSPAGQTWRTEIVRVEEEAAVGGVESETGRTERSEIKCKTDKDVKDPTKETNREETQCEAGEIENMTGTCKMKSQTGGTELVNRSECNVAESKTNKEVQRQPEEIVCETGRTNVESPLIETEAASLETEGKNPSEELVSHTEVTEPGEMESQTGPTGLNNVGSDTVGEAMPSPTEDAGFKDIAGEIEETSREETTQPTGETGLKEMEMETEGTGLQEMGSQPGPTGPQDREILTGPTEEPGLKEIEDAARKEMAQPAEMDTEGTGLQEMGSQPGHTGPNEAESETDRGILTGPTEEPGLKEMEEKAREEMPHPAGETGLKEIEMETERTGLEEMGSQPGPTGLNGAESKTDGEILSFPTEEPGLKEVAQKAEEMVCPTDEMEIDSGLEKMESQPGHTGPNGAESETDRGILTGPTEEPGLKEVVRDAEETAREGMVCPTEETGLKEMEMETEGAGLEKIESQPGETGKREIMSKTETGEIESHAEIEELTCLTGETENKTEVENQPDDIIRKPDEAKLECQSGKTGSSEEEEGREVTKNQPDETGLEKIESQQVELVTETSTVEMKNQTEKEQTENKTERKETESKGGGIVRQTEQLGRRKMESETATTIKKQVGCQKGDTLGKAQRRVEDTPAGTKSKTAETLQSKTRRTGMKSKEDVTLEEEIQNDTVETVKREINTRTGRPRRSSRGKAENKDVDSETGGGKVETEGRDTASKTGEKEDETRKDELKSQSVETVKDETPSKPGRMRTRRVKNEIGNDEQVDVGGKTTRGKVDTKIEEKKLKTQPGMTTRRKSENMTREEKKRETEDAERKKTESQTSLRNQVKTETKTSEVKSKTVNQEVESQTGDTVQRKSENKAGRTTRSKIKAEKEKEEDTSMDDRVINNKANETIREQVVTEEAAEETATEEEPKVAASSSNLVQRRCSTRSRVRMKRDREADPGFGFVDFYEQVPSKRARLIRSATQGENEQSNSAQQDESEHEEIMEVDTPASKQEERPNQPHSETPPPSCPSKKQLIVVTPSKHSDSTWSNSITATPSYSNSLSSDATLSSRPCDVASPPKEATQCCDLLTAKRSQPDDIASPRRAITAKSNKSTPSTDLSIKSDPIDLSTRANPTSNTRHHGDITPKRRKTSPKHEPRSSSGGVVSSETSRQNKAVNPAQRIFQRTLSPAEVLHVHSYAKGDYSDLDREPRDSDTDSDTQEDRQLAEENSDVALKCLVKLPRHHPLMKDSISDEELQDPALLEDDGLEGEPWAKPLAQLWQNRPYNEKREREYNREMGLQPPYCAVCMIFQTHQQSEEGDGERTPVLVAVQMRTKPLIPEMCFSTSTEESAELSLSSPYLDQDGTSLLISCSQCCVRVHTSCYGVAPESVTKDWKCARCSASAFTESCCLCSLRGGALHRANNNKWVHVLCAVAVLEARFINVTERSPVDLSGIPLQRFKLKCYYCKRRMKKTTGCCVQCSHGRCPTSYHPTCAQAAGVLMHPDDWPFIVYVTCCRHKGPVQSERKKEAMREIHAGQRVICKHKNGRYYQCEVVRLTKETFYEVNFDDGSFSDNLFPEDIVSRDCAQLGPPAPGDVVQVRWTDGIVYGAKFVAARVIQMYQVEFEDGSQLTAKRDDVYSLDEELPKRVKTRLSKASDMRFDGIFGEKKLQDSKRHRVINSRYRGDYIEPVIYRTIME from the exons GTTTTGCAGTCCAAAATATGCAGATTTTGAGGAGCTGGAGAGAAGGTACTGGAAGAACCTGACCTTCAACCCTCCACTGTATGGGGCAGATGTTAATGGAACACTCTACGATGCA GACGTTAGTGAGTGGAACATGGGGCAGCTGAACACCATCCTGGACACGGTGGAGAAAGAAAGTGGGATCAAGATTAAAGGGGTGAACACGCCGTACCTGTACTTCGGAATGTGGAAGAGCACGTTCGCCTGGCACACCGAGGACATGGATCTCTACAGCATTAACTACCTGCACTTTGGAGAACCCAAATCCTG GTATGTTGTGCCACCAGAACATGGAAAGAGACTGGAGCGGCTTGCTAAAG GCTTTTTTCCTGGAAGTGCTCAAAGTTGTGAAGCCTTCTTACGACACAAAATGACTCTGATCTCTCCAACAATCCTGAGAAAGTATGGCATCCCCCTTGAGAAG gtggcACAGGAAGCAGGTCAGTTCATCGTGACCTTCCCCTACGCTTATCACTCCGGTTTCAATCATGGATTCAACTGTGCAGAGGCCACAAACTTTGCCACTCAGCGCTGGATTGACTACGGCAAGCAGGCCTCATTA TGTTCATGTCGTAAGGACATGGTGAAGATCTCCATGGATGTGTTTGTGCGCAAGTTCCAGCCGGACCGATATAAACTGTGGATGGCTGGAAAGGACAATGCACCCATCGACCACTCCAAACCCACCCCGGAGGCAGCAGAGTTCCTGCAGGATTcccagagacagagagagacgggAGAGCTCAGCAACAGCAAAAGCACCGAGACCAAAAGAGAAGAGACAGACAGGGTAGAGACTGAAAAGACCGATGGTGAGGCAGATTTAGAAAGAAAGAGCACAGGAACAGAAGATGCCGGGATACAGAGTGGAGAGGTCAATATGGAGGGTGGGAAGACTACAGCAAACAGCTCTGATGCTAAAATAGAAGAGGTTGATCATTCAGATGAACCAAAAGGGACGGAGACAAAAGAGGCAgatgcagagaaagagaagtCTGGTAAAGGAACAGATCTAAAGATAGAGGAAACCACGATTGAAACCAAAAATTCTAACAAAATTGAGACGGCAGCAGAATTGAGAGATGTAGAAACCCAAGATCTtgctagagaaacagatgaaaagCAAATTAAAGCAGAAAGGACAGATGCGGTGGATATGGAGACTGAAGATAAAGAACAGGAAGGAGGAACTGAGGAACTTGAGACTCAACAGTCAGTGACACCTGAAAAGCAGAACGTAGACATCAGCATAGTAAAAACAACAAGTGGAGCAGTGGAGACTAAAAAAGAAGAGACATGTGGACAGAATGAGAGTAACAAACAAGAAATAGACATATTAGATGTGGATATAAAAGCGGGAGACTTTCACATGGTTAGTAGAGAGACCGAAAGCAAGAATAAGGAGATGCAAGAAGTGAGTAAGACTGAAAACCTGAAGACGACTAATTTAGAAAAGGTACAGAGGGAGACAGAAATAAGAGAGGTGCAGACTGAGACAGGAGAGACAGCAGGAGAAGAGGCAAAAGGAGGGACAAGGAGTAAAGAGATCAACATGAAGAGCAAGCCAGGAGAGAAGGTAAACGAGACAGAGAAAGGAGAAATAGATAGTCATCCAGGGGAAACAGTAGAAGGACAGTTAGAGAGTGAGACAGTAAGCCCTGCAGGACAGACATGGCGAACAGAAATAGTCCGTGTGGAAGAGGAGGCAGCAGTAGGAGGGGTGGAGAGTGAGACAGGAAGGACAGAGCGCTCAGAGATAAAGTGTAAGACAGATAAAGACGTAAAAGACCCAACAAAAGAGACCAATCGAGAAGAAACGCAGTGTGAGGCAGGAGAGATCGAGAACATGACCGGGACGTGTAAAATGAAAAGCCAGACTGGAGGTACAGAGTTAGTGAATAGGTCAGAATGTAATGTGGCCGAAAGTAAGACAAATAAAGAAGTGCAACGCCAGCCAGAAGAGATAGTATGTGAGACAGGGAGGACGAACGTGGAGAGCCCACTGATTGAGACAGAGGCAGCGAGCTTAGAGACGGAAGGTAAAAACCCGAGTGAGGAACTTGTAAGCCATACGGAAGTGACAGAACCTGGAGAAATGGAGAGTCAGACAGGACCTACAGGATTAAATAATGTAGGCAGTGATACTGTTGGAGAAGCAATGCCAAGTCCAACAGAAGACGCAGGATTCAAAGACATTGCTGGAGAAATAGAAGAAACATCAAGAGAAGAAACAACACAACCAACAGGAGAAACGGGGTTAAAAGAAATGGAGATGGAGACCGAAGGGACAGGATTACAAGAAATGGGAAGCCAACCAGGACCTACAGGACCACAGGATAGAGAAATATTGACTGGCCCAACAGAAGAGCCAGGATTAAAAGAGATTGAAGATGCAGCAAGAAAAGAAATGGCACAACCAGCAGAAATGGATACTGAAGGGACAGGATTACAAGAAATGGGAAGCCAACCAGGACATACAGGACCGAATGAAGCAGAAAGTGAGACAGATAGAGGAATATTGACTGGCCCAACAGAAGAGCCAGGATTGAAAGAGATGGAAGAAAAAGCAAGAGAAGAAATGCCACACCCAGCAGGAGAAACAGGGTTAAAAGAAATAGAGATGGAGACCGAAAGGACAGGATTAGAAGAAATGGGAAGCCAGCCAGGACCCACAGGACTGAATGGAGCAGAAAGTAAGACAGATGGAGAAATTTTGTCTTTCCCAACAGAAGAGCCAGGATTAAAAGAAGTTGCTCAAAAGGCAGAAGAAATGGTTTGCCCAACAGATGAAATGGAGATCGATTCTGGGTTAGAAAAAATGGAGAGCCAGCCAGGACATACAGGACCGAATGGAGCAGAAAGTGAGACAGATAGAGGAATATTGACAGGCCCAACAGAAGAGCCAGGATTAAAAGAAGTGGTGCGAGATGCAGAAGAAACTGCAAGAGAGGGAATGGTTTGTCCAACAGAAGAAACAGGGTTAAAGGAAATGGAAATGGAGACTGAGGGGGCAGGGTTAGAAAAAATAGAGAGCCAGCCAGGAGAGACCGGGAAACGTGAAATCATGAGTAAGACAGAAACGGGTGAGATTGAGAGCCATGCAGAAATAGAAGAACTGACGTGCCTGACAGGAGAGACTGAAAATAAGACAGAAGTAGAGAACCAACCAGATGACATTATAAGGAAACCAGATGAAGCGAAGTTGGAATGTCAGTCGGGAAAGACAGGATcatcagaagaagaagaaggtagAGAAGTGACCAAGAATCAGCCTGATGAAACAGGACTGGAAAAAATTGAGAGCCAGCAAGTAGAACTGGTGACTGAGACAAGTACAGTGGAGATGAAGAACCAGACAGAGAAAGAACAAACGGAGAACAAGACTGAAAGAAAAGAGACTGAGTCGAAGGGTGGAGGGATTGTGAGACAGACAGAACAGCTAGGAAGAAGAAAAATGGAGAGTGAGACAGCAACAACGATTAAAAAACAAGTCGGATGTCAGAAAGGAGATACACTTGGAAAGGCACAAAGAAGGGTAGAAGATACGCCAGCTGGGACAAAGAGTAAGACTGCAGAGACGCTTCAGTCTAAGACTCGGCGAACAGGGATGAAGAGCAAGGAAGACGTGACACTTGAAGAAGAGATACAGAATGACACAGTAGAGACtgtaaaaagagaaataaacacCAGGACAGGAAGGCCCAGGAGAAGCAGTAGGGGTAAAGCAGAAAACAAAGATGTGGACAGTGAGACAGGGGGAGGGAAGGTGGAGACGGAGGGAAGAGATACAGCAAGCAAGACGGGAGAGAAGGAGGATGAGACTAGAAAAGACGAGCTGAAGAGCCAGTCAGTAGAGACCGTAAAAGATGAGACGCCGAGCAAGCCAGGAAGGATGAGGACAAGAAGAGTCAAGAATGAGATTGGGAATGATGAGCAGGTTGACGTGGGGGGCAAGACAACAAGAGGCAAGGTGGATACTAAGATTGAGGAAAAGAAGCTGAAGACCCAGCCGGGAATGACCACAAGACGTAAGAGTGAAAACATgacaagagaagagaagaaaaggGAAACTGAAGATGCTGAGAGGAAGAAGACTGAGAGCCAGACATCTCTGAGAAACCAGGTTAAGACTGAGACTAAAACAAGTGAGGTGAAGAGTAAGACCGTAAACCAGGAGGTGGAGAGCCAGACAGGAGATACAGTACAAAGGAAAAGTGAGAATAAAGCTGGAAGGACCACCAGGAGTAAAATTAAGGCTGAGAAAGAGAAGGAAGAGGACACAAGCATGGATGACAGAGTGATAAATAACAAGGCAAATGAAACCATTAGAGAACAAGTGGTTACAGAAGAAGCTGCAGAAGAGACGGCGACTGAAGAAGAACCAAAGGTGGCGGCCAGCAGCAGCAATTTAGTGCAGAGAAG ATGCAGTACCAGGTCGAGGGTGAGGATGAAGCGGGACAGAGAAGCCGATCCTGGTTTcggttttgttgatttttatgAGCAGGTGCCAAGTAAACGAGCGAGGCTGATCCGCTCGGCAACACAGGGGGAGAACGAGCAATCAAATTCAGCACAACAAG ATGAGAGCGAGCATGAGGAGATTATGGAAGTCGACACTCCAGCATCGAAACAGGAAGAAAGACCAAACCAGCCCCACTCGGAGACTCCACCTCCTTCCTGTCCGTCAAAAAAGCAGCTAATCGTGGTCACTCCATCTAAACACAGTGATTCTACCTGGTCTAATAGCATCACTGCAACCCCAAGTTATAGCAATTCTCTGTCCAGCGATGCCACCTTGTCTTCCCGGCCCTGTGACGTCGCCTCTCCACCCAAAGAAGCCACTCAGTGCTGTGATCTCCTCACAGCAAAGCGCAGTCAGCCTGACGACATCGCATCTCCACGGCGTGCCATCACTGCCAAGTCTAATAAATCCACGCCCTCCACTGACCTTTCAATAAAGTCTGACCCCATCGATCTCAGCACTCGGGCTAATCCCACCAGTAATACCAGGCATCATGGTGACATCACACCCAAACGCAGGAAAACCAGCCCTAAACACGAGcccagatccagctctggtggCGTGGTGAGTAGTGAGACCAGTAGGCAGAATAAGGCTGTGAACCCCGCTCAGAGGATTTTCCAGCGAACGCTCAGTCCGGCCGAAGTGCTTCACGTCCACAGCTATGCTAAAGGAGACTACAGCGATCTGGACAGAGAGCCAAGGGATAGCGACACGGATTCAGATACGCAGGAGGACAGACAG TTGGCAGAAGAGAACTCTGATGTGGCACTAAAGTGTCTGGTGAAGCTGCCCAGACATCACCCGCTAATGAAGGACAGCATCAGTGACGAAG AGCTTCAGGACCCAGCTTTACTGGAGGACGATGGTTTAGAGGGCGAACCCTGGGCAAAGCCCCTGGCACAGCTGTGGCAGAACAGACCTTACAATGAGAAGCGAGAGAGGGAGTATAACAGAGAGATGGGCCTCCAGCCACCGTACTGCGCCGTCTGTATGATCTTCCAAACACACCAGCAG TCTGAAGAGGGCGACGGTGAGCGGACGCCGGTTCTCGTCGCGGTTCAGATGAGGACGAAGCCGCTGATTCCCGAGATGTGTTTCAGCACGAGCACAGAGGAGAGCGCTGAGCTGAGTCTTTCCAGCCCTTACCTAGATCAGGATGGAACCAGCCTCCTGATCAGCTGCTCCCAGTGCTGCGTAAGGGTTCATACCA GTTGCTATGGTGTGGCACCTGAGAGTGTCACCAAAGACTGGAAATGTGCCCGCTGCAGTGCCAGCGCCTTTACTGAG AGCTGTTGTTTGTGCTCGTTACGAGGCGGAGCCTTACACAGAGCCAACAACAACAA GTGGGTACACGTGCTGTGTGCGGTGGCCGTGCTGGAGGCTCGGTTCATAAACGTCACAGAGAGATCTCCAGTCGATCTCAGTGGAATTCCCCTACAGAGATTTAAACTG AAATGCTACTACTGTAAGAGGAGGATGAAGAAAACCACGGGTTGTTGCGTGCAGTGTTCTCACGGGCGCTGTCCCACCTCGTACCACCCAACCTGTGCCCAGGCTGCTGGCGTCCTCATGCACCCGGATGATTGGCCCTTCATCGTCTATGTCACCTGCTGCCGGCATAAAGGCCCCGTCCAATCAGAG CGGAAGAAAGAAGCCATGAGAGAAATCCATGCAGGCCAGAGAGTGATCTGCAAGCACAAGAACGGTCGATACTACCAGTGCGAAGTGGTTCGACTGACCAAGGAGACGTTTTATGAGGTCAACTTTGACGACGGCTCCTTCAGCGACAACCTCTTTCCTGAGGACATTGTG AGTCGTGACTGTGCCCAGTTGGGTCCTCCGGCCCCCGGAGACGTGGTGCAGGTGCGCTGGACTGACGGCATCGTTTACGGAGCAAAGTTTGTGGCTGCCCGTGTCATCCAGATGTACCAG GTGGAGTTCGAGGACGGCTCCCAGCTCACCGCCAAGAGAGACGACGTCTACTCATTAGACGAGGAGCTGCCCAAACGGGTCAAAACCAGACTG